From the genome of Acidobacteriota bacterium:
CCAATACACACGTCATGGCGAAACAGCTTGCGACCTCCGCAGCCGACTTTCTTCCTGAACGCCGAACGCTCCCCAGCTTGCGCGAAGCTGCACAACACTGCAAAGGGTGTGACCTCTGGAAGCGTGGGACTCAGGCGGTATTCGGAGAGGGAAGCCCGGGAGCCGAAGTAATGTTAGTGGGGGAACAGCCGGGTGATCAGGAAGACCTGCAGGGGCGTCCATTTGTTGGGCCGGCGGGGAAGCTGCTGGACCGCGCTCTCGAGGCTGCGGGAATCGATCGCGACGATGTTTACGTAACCAACGTCGTAAAGCACTTCAAGTGGGAGCCTCGCGGCAAGAGGCGCATTCACAAGAAGCCCAGCGGGATGCAAATCGCAGCGTGCCGGCCGTGGTTCGATGAGGAAGTACGAGTCGTCAAACCCAACGTAGTGGTTTGCATGGGGGCAACGGCCGCGCAGGCGCTCTTAGGCCGAACTTTCAAAGTCACTCAGGAGCGGGGAAGAGTGATTTCCGGCCAGGGCGGGCTACGTTTTGTCGCCACGGTCCATCCCTCTTCGATATTGCGCGCACCTGATGATGAGACGCGTCATGCGGAGATGGCAAGGTTCATAGACGATTTGCGGGTTGTG
Proteins encoded in this window:
- a CDS encoding uracil-DNA glycosylase translates to MAKQLATSAADFLPERRTLPSLREAAQHCKGCDLWKRGTQAVFGEGSPGAEVMLVGEQPGDQEDLQGRPFVGPAGKLLDRALEAAGIDRDDVYVTNVVKHFKWEPRGKRRIHKKPSGMQIAACRPWFDEEVRVVKPNVVVCMGATAAQALLGRTFKVTQERGRVISGQGGLRFVATVHPSSILRAPDDETRHAEMARFIDDLRVVAGQITGHRRAA